One segment of Panicum virgatum strain AP13 chromosome 3K, P.virgatum_v5, whole genome shotgun sequence DNA contains the following:
- the LOC120699967 gene encoding anthocyanidin 5,3-O-glucosyltransferase-like — MARKTVVLFPGVGVGHLAPMLELAKAFLRHGGGAVYVAVAVAELPVMATGFAATVARAEDANASVAFHFLPPPPPAPGGGSGEPEPEQDVLARMLRFLRATNAPLRDLLRSLLPPVGALVLDMFCGDALDVAAELGVPAYFFFPSGAAGLAVFLALPARRASMSTSFAGLGASTVLSFPGAPPFKVSEMAEGLSDDGEVCRAILRVASRIPDARGILVNSFESLEPRAVRALRDGLCVPGRATPPVYCVGPLVSPGGGDGEEHECLRLMDAQPDRSVVFLCFGSMGAFPKSQLAEIAAGLEKSGHRFLWVLWSSPPPSAAGEPFDGDDDLDALLPAGFLERTRDRGLAVGSWAPQVDVQRHRAAGAFVTHCGWNSTLEGVAAGLPLLCWPLYAEQKNNSKQHLNPPT; from the coding sequence ATGGCGAGGAAGACGGTGGTGCTGTTCccaggcgtcggcgtcggccacCTCGCGCCGATGCTCGAGCTCGCCAAGGCCTTCCTCCGCCACGGCGGGGGCGCGGTCTACGTCGCCGTCGCGGTCGCCGAGCTGCCCGTCATGGCGACCGGcttcgccgccaccgtcgcgcgCGCCGAGGACGCCAACGCCTCCGTCGCCTTCCACTTcctgcccccgcccccgccggcacCCGGTGGCGGCTCCGGTGAGCCCGAGCCCGAGCAGGACGTCCTGGCACGGatgctccgcttcctccgcGCCACCAACGCGCCGCTCCGCGACCTGCTCCGCTCGCTGCTGCCGCCCGTCGGGGCGCTCGTGCTCGACATGTTCTGCGGCGACGCGCTCGAcgtcgcggcggagctcggcgtgcCCGCCtacttcttcttcccctccggCGCGGCCGGCCTCGCCGTCTTCCTCGCGCTCCCCGCGAGGCGGGCCAGCATGAGCACGAGCTTCGCGGGGCTCGGCGCCTCCACCGTCCTGTCGTTCCCGGGCGCTCCCCCGTTCAAGGTCTCCGAGATGGCCGAGGGGCTctccgacgacggcgaggtCTGCCGGGCCATCCTCCGCGTCGCGTCCCGGATCCCGGACGCCCGCGGCATCCTCGTCAACTCCTTCGAGTCGCTGGAGCCGCGCGCGGTGCGCGCGCTCAGGGACGGGCTGTGCGTGCCgggccgcgccacgccgccggtctACTGCGTCGGGCCGCTGGtctcgcccggcggcggcgatggcgaggagCACGAGTGCCTCCGGTTGATGGACGCGCAGCCGGACCGCAGCGTCGTGTTCCTGTGCTTCGGGAGCATGGGCGCGTTCCCCAAGAGCCAGCTCGCCGAGATCGCCGCAGGCCTGGAGAAATCTGGGCATCGGTTCCTCTGGGTCCTGTGGAGCTCTCCgcctcccagcgccgccggcgaaccattcgacggcgacgacgacctcGACGCGCTCCTGCCAGCCGGGTTCCTGGAGCGCACCAGGGACCGGGGGCTCGCCGTCGGGTCCTGGGCGCCGCAGGTGGACGTGCAGCGCCACCGCGCGGCCGGCGCGTTCGTGAcgcactgcgggtggaactcgacGCTGGAGGGCGTCGCGGCGGGGCTGCCGCTGCTGTGCTGGCCGCTGTACGCGGAGCAGAAGAACAACAGCAAGCAACATCTGAACCCACCAACCTAG